The Bernardetia sp. ABR2-2B DNA window AGATGTTCTACTAACTGACGATTGACAATATCTCCTTTTACAAATTCGTAACGAGGATTCTCTTCCACCTCACTCAAGTTTTCTAAATTGCCAGCGTAGGTCAGCAAATCCAAATTAATGACTTTGTAATCTTTGTGCGTATCTAAAAAATAAGGAATAAAATTAGAACCAATAAAACCAGCTCCACCAGTTACCAAAATTGCTTTCATAGAATGTATAGTTTGAATTTTTGATTTGTGAAAGCTAAGATAAGGAAGTTTTTAGAACTCTATATTGCAGCCATCAAATTATTTTTTAATAAAGATGATTGGGAAGGTAAAATAGATTAGGAACTACTTCTTTTTTCGGGCAGTTTTTATCCTCAACGACGCTGAAAAGCTCGTTGAGAGTTACAAAAAATGACAAAACTAACCGTCGTTGAGGCTCAAATGCAGCCGTCAACGAGGATTTCGCAAATAGTAGGGTAGAGTAACTGATTTGTGCAAGTTCTGCCAAATGAGGTTGTGTAATACCAAACTGTTGCCTTCTGTTTTTTTATCTTTTACCAAACTCTTCAACTAACATTGTAATGTGATTTTTTGTATAAAAAAAGCGTTTATTTTCTAGTTTATCAAGTGAAATCATATTATAGTGTGGTTTTTATTTTTTTCTTTGAGGGTTCTTTGGCTTTTTGGAGCATGTTTTTTGGGTTGGGAAAATATGCGCCAAAAGATATACTATTGTTTTTAGAGCATATCAAAAAAATGAAAATAAATGATACGTGGATGTAAGCTGAAATTACTAAAAAATCACAGACCATAAATAGACATGTTACGTACATAACAGGAAGTTACGGTTTAACCTTTCATATTTTTCAGTTTTTGTAAAAAGCTTTCTAATGCATCGTTATTCTCTTCTCCTTTAGATTTATCAAGTGTGATTCCTCTTTCCTTCATCATTCTTTTTAGTTTCATTTTTTCTTTAAACGTTGGTTTTTTAGATAACATAGTTTCAAATGTAGGTGCATCTGCTTGAAAACCTGCTTTTTCCAAATCTTTAAAGTACTTTTTTGCTTCTATGTAATTTGGGGCATGACGTATCATAAACTGATACGTCCCTATTATTGAAGTTTTTTGATACTCTTGCAATAATAAACTATAATACTTTTTAGCTGTTGAATAACGATATTTTTTATCTTGTATATGAATACAATTTGCTATCATGTTATGATAAATGTGTATTGAAGATTTTAGTTTCTTTTCTTGATTTTCTTTAAACCAACGGAGAGCAGTTTTATAATCTGGACTTTTACCAATTAAGTTGTTGTAAGTATCTATGTCTGACTTTAAGTTTTTCTTTTGACTTTCTTCGAGCCAATTTAAAGCAGTTCTATAATCTGGACTTTTACCAATTAGGTTGTTGTAAGTCGTCATTGTTAGCTCTAAGTCTTTTTCTTGACTTTCTCTGAACCAATTTAAAACAGTTCTATAATCTGTACTTTTGGTGATTAGTATATTATACATCTCTACTATTGGTTCTAACTTTTTTTCTTGACTTTCATCGAACCAATTTAAAGCAGTTCTATAATCTGGAGTTTTACTAATTAGGTTGTTGTAAGTCGTTATTGTTGGCTCTAAGCCTTTTTCTTGACTTTCTTTGAACCAATGGAGAGCAGTTTTGTAATCTAAACTTTGAGAAATTAAGTTGTTGTAAATATCTATGTCTATCTCTAAGTTTTTCTCTTGACTTTCTTTAAACCAATGAAGGGCAGTTTCATAATCTGGACTTTTACCAGCTAAGTTGTTATAAACAATTTCGTTAGGATGTATTTTAAGTTCTAGTAAAGATTTATAAAAATCATAGGCAACCTTATAGTTGGGAGATAAACCTATGAGAATAGCAAATACATCTGCTTGTGCTATATTTTCATCGTCAAGGTGTGTAATAACACCATTTTTATATTTTTTAGTGTTTTCATCTTCAATGTAAAACAAATCAAAAGCCTCAATATACTTTTTGAAAGTTATCAGAGCTAAAATGGCTTCTACCGAAACCTCTTGTCTTTCTTTGGCTTTCCCCCCTATTTCTTGTGCTTGCGTAATTAGTTGTTGGGCTAATTTTTTATCATAAGCACAGGTAGTAGCAGTTTGAGCTGCTAAAAAAATATTATGTTCACTAATTTTTAAAATGAAATCATATCTTTCTTCACTTTCTAATAAATGTGCAAAGTAACGAATTGAGTTATGATATTTGGGGTTTTCTATCTTTTGAGCTAAGTTTTTCATAAATCTAAAATGATACGTTCTTGTAGTGTGTAAAAGAACCCAATGTAAATACTGTGAGAAAAACGATACTTTTCTTCTATCTTCTCTAAAATATCTAATTGATTACAAATATCTAGTACGTAGGGTAAATCTAAGGAAAAACCATATTTATTTTTTACTTCTGCAAATTGATTGAGTGCTTTGTTTTTTGTGAAAACTGGATTTTTTTCACTACTCCCTTCTATCATCTCCTCTAGAATATGATAAGCCAAATTTGCCAATACTCTGTCTATGTTCTCACGATTACGCTCATTAAAATTATCATCTTTCTTTTCCATGTACTCACGGTCATATAAAGACTGTATGAAAGCATAGACAATTGCACCTTCTCCATCTGGTACTTTGCCTGTATCTTTAACTATTTCAATCAGTTTACTAAACATAAAATATTGCCTCAAAATACTTTTTAGATTTTGGTCATTATTCATTGCTTCTTTGATTTTTCCTGCTACTTCTGGTAAGCCTTTAGTGTTTTTAAGTAAAAACTCATCCAATTCATCATCGTTCATTCTTTGAAGTATAAAAACAGGCATATTGCGAAAAGGGTTATCACTACTCCTTGAAGAGAGGATAAAGAAGTTTTCTGGGTATTGCTCTAGGAGTTCTTCAATCTCTTTCATTCTTTTGCTTTTGACGTATTCTGGAGTTTCGTTCAAAGCGTCTATAAAAAGATTAATTTTGCCTTCTTTGAGTTCATTTTCTAAATATTCTTCTCCTACCAATACTTGCTTTTCAATTTCTTTGAGCATATACTGCTTGAGACTTTTTTCTGTATTAGTGAGTAATCCCATTTGTAAGAAAATAGGTAGATTGATAGAGTTATCTCTTAATTTACGTTTAGCATCTGTATAAGCTAAGTATTCTAGAGTGGTACTTTTACCCATTCCTGCATCTGCCCAAATTAACATTTTCCCTTCTGTTACTTCTCCATTTTTGCGTAATTCTTCAATCGTACCCTTCCTTTTTTCTACTTCTTCCTCATGTATGGCAATATTTCTTTCTTTTATGTTGCGAGAAAGTTTCAAATCTTCTTCTGAACGAATCTGCACATACTTTTTAAAACGTGTGATAAAGTTTTCTTTTACAGCTTTCAAGTAAGGAGATAAATCTAAAGCATTTTGTTCTTTGATTTTATCTTGTAAATCATTGAGATAGTGTTCTGTAATGGCTAAATAGGCTATCACAACACTTTTTATGTCTTCATAAGAACTACCAATATCATTAAGTTTTTTGACAAAGGTTGGATAAGTAATTTCTTCTTTTTTGTGTGAAAAAGCATTTCTTAAATCATAAATAGTTTTGAGTTCTTTACCATAAGAAATACGATTTACAAAATATGTGGGCTTTTGTTTAGGATTAGGATGCTTAGGGTCTGTAAAGAAATTGTTTCGAACTTCTCTTGAATTTAGAGGTATATCATCAAAAAAACGATTGAATAAATAACCTAATGTACCTGTGGGAATATTATTAGGAGTAAGTAATTCATAAAGGTTTCTAAAAAAACCTTCAATATCTCCTACAATATCTTTGAGAGCTTCTGGAAATTTTCCGAATTTTTCCTCAATATAGCGAGTTTCTAAACCTCTACGTATTCCTGCAAGATTATTACTCTTATTTCCCCTATCACTAATTTTGAGAACTTCTAAAAAGGTATCAATTACATTATCATCAAAGAGATTATCAATATCCTTTCTTATGCCTTCTTTTATATCCTGCCAATTTGTTTTCATAGGTTTTTGAAGTTAAGAACCACATAGTTTTTTTTGCAGCACAGTGTAATTTACGTAAGTTCATAATAAGGTACAAAAAAACATTGATTGTTTATTACAAATGCGAATAAGGAATTAAATTAAAAATTCTTTTCTTTTTACTCTTTGATTTTTTCGGCATAAGTAATTTACTTGAAACATGAATATATAATTTTAGCACTCTAAATATAATAAATATTTATGAAATATTAATAAAAAAACCAAACCACCTCAAAAAAAGAGATAGTTTGGTTTCATTATTTCTAAAAAGAAGAAAAACTAAATATTAAGCACCTTATTTTGCATCGTGAAATTGCTCTTCTTCCGTCGAACCTTTCAAGGCAGCAGTAGATAAGCCTTCGCCTACGATAGCTTGTGCTACTTGGTCAAAATAACCTGCACCTACAAAACGTTGGTGTTTAGTTCCTGTGTAGCCTTTTTCTTCGTAATCAAACTCCATATCTTGAAGACGAGAGTAAGCAGCCATTCCTTCTGCTTTATACTTCAATGCTAAATCATACATTCCCATATTTAAGCTATGGAAACCTGCAAGCGTTACGAATTGGAATTTGTAACCCATCTCGCCAAGTTGTTTTTGGAAAGTAGCGATAGTGTCTTTGTCTAGGTTAGCCGTCCAGTTGAATGAAGGCGAACAGTTATACGCTAATAATTTACCTGGGAATTTTTCGTGTATTTTTTCTGCAAAATAACGAGCTTCTTCTACATCTGGCTTTCCTGTTTCACACCAAACTACATCAGCATACGGAGCATACGCCAAACCACGAGCTACGGCAGCTTCAATTCCACCTTTCAAAACAAAAAATCCTTCTGCTGTACGAGGCTCATCAGCAATAAATTCTCTATCTACTTCGTCAATATCACTTGTAATCAAGAACGAACCGTTTGCATCTGTACGAGCAATCAAAACAGTAGGAACATCCAAAACGTCAGCAGCCAAACGAGCAGCTTTTAGTTTTTGTACAGCTTCTTTAGTAGGAACTAGTACTTTTCCTCCCATGTGTCCACATTTTTTGGCAGAAGAAAGTTGGTCTTCAAAGTGTACACCTGCTGCACCTGCTTCAATCATTCCTTTCATAAGCTCAAAAGCATTCAAAACACCACCAAAACCAGCTTCTGCATCAGCTACGATTGGAGCTAACCAGTGTACAGAGTTTGCGTCTTCTGCCTGTTCGATTTGGTCAGCACGCAAAAGTGCATTGTTTACACGAGTTACCATTTTTGGAACGCTATCAGCAGGGTACAAACTTTGGTCTGGGTACATTTGACCAGCATTGTTTCCGTCTGCTGCTACTTGCCATCCACTCATATAAATTGCTTTCAAACCAGCTTTTACTTGTTGTACGGCTTGGTTTCCAGAAATTGCTCCTAATGAATTTACGTAAGGCTCATTATTGATAAGATCCCACAAACGCTCTGAACCCATACGTCCTAGTGTATGCTCTACTTTTACAGAACCACGTAATTTAGCTACATCTTCTCCTGTATAATCTCTAGTAACACCTTTCCAACGTGGCGAGTTTGCCCATTCGTTTTCTAATTCTGCTGCACTTCTGTGAGCGTATTTGTTCGACGTTCCGTTTTGCTTAGACATAGTTTTTCAGTTTTATAGTTACCAGTAAATAGTTTCTAGTAACCTGTTTTTGAATTGTTTTTTATTAATTATTTATAGAAAGGTGTGTGTTTGTGCTTTTCGATTTATTGTGTGTCCAGTTAAGGATTTTGGTTTTTCTTTATAGTAGGGACAATGCATGCATTGTCCCTACGCATACATTTTTATATCAAATGATAGGCTTCTGTTGTCAAAAAGTCTTTGTATTCTTTAGTGAAAACTAATCCTTCCATAAGCTCTTTTGCTTTTGGAAATTTTGAGTTTTCGAAGTCAAAGTTTGGATACTGAGCAGCCTCATTTTTGATAGACTGATACTCTTCTTCCATACATTTTCTTAAATATTCTTCTGTAATTTCTGTTCCATCTGCTAGTTTTGCATTTGGATTATTGAGCCATTGCCAAAGCTGCGTTCTTGAAATTTCGGCAGTTGCTGCATCTTCCATCAAATTAAAAATTGCTGCTGCACCTACTCCATCAAGCCAAGAAGCAATGTAACGAATACCTACATTGAAGTTCATTCTGACACCTGCATCAGTAATTTTTCCTCCTTCAATATCAAAATTGGTAAGCTCTTTTACCATTTCTTCAACATCTACATCTTCTCTCAAACGGTCTTTTTGGTTGGGCTTGTCGCCAAATTTAGCATCAAAAACATCTTTTGCTACTTTTACCAAATCTGGGTGTGCTACCCATGAGCCATCAAAACCATCGTTTGCCTCACGTTCTTTGTCTTTTCTTACTTTTTCGAAGGCTTGTTTGTTAATTTCTTCATCGTGGCGTGTTGGAATAAAAGCAGACATTCCACCGATAGCGTGTGCGCCTCGTGTATGACAACCTCTTACCAAAAGCTCTGTGTAAGCCTTCATAAACGGAACAGTCATCGTAATTTCTCCACGGTCAGGCAAAGGGTTTTTGACTACATTTCTAAATTTTTTGATAGCAGAGAAAATATAATCCCAACGCCCTGCATTGATTCCTGCCATGTGGTCTTTGAGTTCATATAGAATTTCTTCAATCTCAAAAGAAGCCATAATGGTTTCTAAAAGAACTGTTGCTTTGATCGTTCCTTGAGGAATGTCCAAATAATTTTGAGCAAAAACAAAAGCTTCATTCCATAAACGAGCTTCTAAGTGAGATTCTATTTTTGGAAGATAAAAATAAGGTCCTGAACCACGCTTGACAAGTTCTTTTGCATTATGAAACATATACAATCCAAAATCAAAAAGACCTCCAGAGATTGGTTTTCCATCGATGAGCAAATTCTTTTCGTTCAAATGCCAACCACGAGGACGAACCAATAAAACAGCCGTTTCTTCATTTAGCTTGTAGTCTTTGTTCTTTTTTGCATCGTGAAATGTAATCGTTTTACGAATAGCGTCATAAGAATTTATCTGACCCTGTACAGCATTTTCCCACGTTGGAGAATTAGAGTCTTCAAAATCTGCCATAAAGATATTTGCACCAGAATTAAGTGCATTTATCATCATTTTTCTTTCTACAGGACCTGTAATTTCTACTCTACGGTCTTGTAAATCTTTTGGAATTGGAGCAACTTTCCAGTTTTTATCTTCTCTAATATGCTTTGTTTCTTCTAAGAAAGTAGGCATATTTCCTTTGTCTATTTCTGCTTGTCTTTGATTTCTTTTTTCTAATAATTCGTGACGACGAGCATCAAATTTTTTGTGTAATTCGGCTAGAAAAACAAATGCTTCTGGCGTTAATATGTTTTCAAATTCGGGCGTAATGTTCCCTTTCACTTCCAAGTTTGCTTGGAGGTCAGACTTTGTATTTGACATAATTGAATGTGTTGATAATTTTTTGAATGAAATATATATATTTCTGTAATAAAAGCTCTTGTAGTAAGAAGTTGAGTGAGGGCAGTCTTTACAAATAAAGCGACAAAAAAGTAGCGTAGTTTGGAAATCAAACCACAAAGTAGCTTATGTACTAATTTAATAAAAGAATTTGCGTCTAAGTAAATAACGTTTTTCTTTATAAGTTTTGAATCTGCAACCTGTATCACAAAACGGTGTGTTAGTGAGTTATTATAAGTAAATCAGAATTGATATGAAAATAATTCTGAAAATTAAAATTAAAACAGAACACTAAAAACCCTTAATTTAACTTTATTCTTAAATAAAAAAAATAAAGCGATTTTATTTATAGTAAAGATAATTTAGAAAAGGATTAACTTTGTTAAGAATAGATTACTAACAAGTCAATAAACAATTTCGTTTTTCTAAATTTGTTATGCGTGCAGCGTATTTATTGGTATTTTGCTCAAATAACGTCAATTATTTGTATAAAAGCAAATAATGCTTATAAAAAATTGGGTGTTTTTTTGTATTTACAAGTTTTTTTTCATTGATATTATAAATTTAGTTTTAACCAAATTTTAATACAAAGACTTTGAAGGAAAGTGATTAACTCAAATAGCTTACTGATGTTACGCAACAATGCTCTATTAAGCTGGGAAATTCTGTTCCGTAGGAACTACATATTGGTAAAAATAAAAATGTAATCTTTCTCCTGTTTCGTTAGGAACTTCATAGGTAGCAAATCTATATAACTCCTACGGAGTATAATGGAAACAAAACTCTATTTTCTACCAATATGAAACTCCTACGGAGTGAATAAAGTTAGCTAAGTTGCACAATAGCATTGTATTCAGACGTTTTGTGTAACATCAGTAGCTTAACTATCACATAAAAAAACTCCTTATCTTTTAAAAATAAGGAGTTTTTAGTGTTTAAGAAAAATAGAAAATTAATCAAATCTTGAACGAACAAACCATCTATCACTAATAGAAATCCCTAAACCAAACTTAACATATCTTTCTTGAATATTATCTAAACTTCCACGCTGACCAATTGCACCATATAAATTGAGAGAAGAAAAATTATTTTTGACAGGAAGAGACAAACCAATACTCAAACTCATATCTTCAATAGGCTCACCATTTACTACCAATGGCGTTTGAGAATATGAAAAACCAGCTCGGTAAGTTGTTCGTGCTAAATAATTTGAGTTACGAACATTTGGCGTGATTTCTCCACCCACACTAATTTTATAACTGCTTTGAAGGCTATTATTTCCTACAATAGTAGAGTTATTTGAGACACTCCAATCTTGCATACTATAATCTATTCCAAAGCTATATGCTGTATTTTGAGTACCTGATGCAGCTTCTAAGTAACCACGCTGTAAGCTAATACCGAATGTAAAAGCATCTGGGATTTGAATAGATTCTTTCTTTTCTGAAAAAAGAGTATCTCCATCAACAACTAAATCTGTAAAAGTTTTGCGTTCGAAAGCTCTAAAATGAGTAGCATTAAAATCAGCAGCACCATCATAACTTACGCCTACATTAATCTGTGAATTATCGAAAACAGAAACAAAATAGTGTAACCCCAAACGGTATGTAAAATCGCCATAATTATAACGATCGTTGAGTTGAGCAAGAAATCCTCCTCTAAAATCGTCTAATGTTGCAGTAGAAGTATTACTGATTGCTCCAAAATTATAATTGACTTGTGCGCCTATTGAAAGATTTTGATAAATTTTGTGTCCTGTACTTAGGAAAACCTGCGATACACCTCCTGTTCCTGCATAATCATATTTTACAAAAGTGGGAGTGTTTTCTAAAAGTTGGTAGCTAACAGCGTTATAGTTTACAGAAGAAAAAGGCTGAAAACCAACATTGACAGCCATATTTTTATAAACTGGAAAAATAAGGGATAAATAACCCAAATTTCCCCCAAAATCATTTGTTTGGATAGCGTTTGTTTTCAAATCTTTATACTCTCCTACTCCAGCAGCCTCAAAAACAGTAAGTTTGTGATAACTCAAAAGGGCAGGATTTTGAAGGTTTGAAGATTTTACTGTTGGAAGGCTTACTCCCATTCCTCCCATTCCAAGATTGGAAATAGAACGTTGAGAAGAAATATCTCCTAATCCAATTCTTGAAAAAGGATTATTTGCCGTTTGAGCAAAAACAGAAAAAGAGGTAAATAAGATAAAAACAACTGCCAAAACAGAAGTAAATAATCTTGAACTAGAACGGAGATATAAATTAGTTGTCTTCATTATTTTTTATAAACTGGAAAATTCGTTGTAATCCTATCAAAACCAAATTTGATTCGATAGTCCATTTTGAATATAAGTGAGAGTTATTTGTAAAATTAATTAGATATTCTTCCCACCATTTTTTTAAAATTTTGGCATCGCCACCACAGATAACAATGTTTAATTTTGAATATAATTCTTTATTTATTTGATTCTGATAAAAATCAATAATTCCTTTTATTTCAGAAAGAAGTCCAAACTGAACACCACTTTGCATTGCTTCCTGCGTAGATGTTCCGATAGGAGTGGGCAGACTTTCACTTGGTTTAAACAAAGGTAGTTTTGCCGTAAAATGATTCAGTGCCTTAAAACGCATCTGCAAACCTAGTGAAATACTTCCTCCTTCATAAATTCCTTTTGATTGTTTCGTGTCGATAAAATCAAAGGTAATACAAGTTCCTGCATCAATTACTAAAGTAGGCTCTTTGATTGCTTCATTTTCTAAAAAAAAAGCTCCAATCACGGCAGCCAAACGGTCTTTTCCTAGTGTTTTAGGCGTTTTGTAATTATTTTGAATAGGCAAAGGCGTATTTTCGTCTAAAACTACTACGTCAATTCCTTTATTATCTGTTGCAATTTTTTCTGAATCTGAATTTGATTTTATGATTAATTTCAATTTCTGTTTCAAGTTTTCTACAAAAGAAAGTTCAATGTCTTCATTTTTTCTGACCGAACTAATAATAATTCCCTTTAGAGAACCTTTAAAGCTAGTTTTAATTTCGTTTATCCAATCTTCCAAATCATTGGTAGAAAGAGAATAACGCACTTCTAATAGCTCTTCATTTTCGAAGAGTGCAGCTTTGAGCGACGTATTTCCAAAATCTACTGCCAAAAGAAGCATAAAACCATTTTGTATAAAAAAACCTCATTTGTAAATCAAATAAGGTCGCAAATTTCGCTTTTTTGTAGCGAAATAGAAAATATATAGAGAAATTTAAGTAATAAATCAATTTTTTCTTCTCTTGAGCCTAAGTTTAGATTACTTTATCGCTCTGTATTTTCTACGTACAATTCCGTGTCTTCCTTGATACTCCATAATCAAAATAGTTTCTGTAAGCTCTCCTATTCTAGTTTCGATAGGGTGTGTTTGGCAATTAACATCTAGTAAAACTGTATCAGGCTTTGATTGAGAATAATTGCCAGAGCAATATGTTTTTCTATCCTCAAAACCTCTTTTTATATAAGAATTATCGTCTGAAAACTCTAATTCTTCTGTACATTTTAAAGATACTTTGCTCCATTTTTCATTGTAACTATCGTATGGGTCATAATTTCCAATATTTATCCACTTTCCTACTATTCCATTGTTTTGTGTTAAATCATAAGGAAGACTATCTTCTTTTTTACAAGACAAAAAAAGAAAAGACATAATAAAAATAAGAGAAAGAGATTTTAAGTTTAGTTTCATTGCTTTTTTATGTATTATAGGATTTAATAAAAAGTTTTACTCTTACTTGAAAGAGCCTCAAACCAATCAAAAAGGTTGCATAGTAGAAAGTTAAATTATAAATTTATTTATTAAATCTTATCACGGTTATTTTTGTATGTCAGTCTTCTAGACTGACCGTTAAGAATAAAAACTGTTTTTTGTGTTCAGGCAGGATGCCTGAACTACGTAAAATAAACTGAGATAATGTTTATTTCTTATACTGCTCTGTAATTGGATTTCTAAAATCACTTTGATTGAAAATAAGTAAATCATAAAAAAAGCATTCCATCAAAACGAATTTGATAAAATGCTTTCCTATTAATTCAAAAATAACTTTCTACATAAATTTCTCTTTAGCATCTTGCACAGCATATTTACGTTTGAGTTGAGCATCTACAACAGAAATAGTTACCATATTTACAATTTCACGAACCGAACTTCCAAGCTGTAAAATATGAACTGATTTTTTCATTCCCGTCAAGATAGGACCAATAGC harbors:
- the aceA gene encoding isocitrate lyase, producing the protein MSKQNGTSNKYAHRSAAELENEWANSPRWKGVTRDYTGEDVAKLRGSVKVEHTLGRMGSERLWDLINNEPYVNSLGAISGNQAVQQVKAGLKAIYMSGWQVAADGNNAGQMYPDQSLYPADSVPKMVTRVNNALLRADQIEQAEDANSVHWLAPIVADAEAGFGGVLNAFELMKGMIEAGAAGVHFEDQLSSAKKCGHMGGKVLVPTKEAVQKLKAARLAADVLDVPTVLIARTDANGSFLITSDIDEVDREFIADEPRTAEGFFVLKGGIEAAVARGLAYAPYADVVWCETGKPDVEEARYFAEKIHEKFPGKLLAYNCSPSFNWTANLDKDTIATFQKQLGEMGYKFQFVTLAGFHSLNMGMYDLALKYKAEGMAAYSRLQDMEFDYEEKGYTGTKHQRFVGAGYFDQVAQAIVGEGLSTAALKGSTEEEQFHDAK
- the aceB gene encoding malate synthase A, which codes for MSNTKSDLQANLEVKGNITPEFENILTPEAFVFLAELHKKFDARRHELLEKRNQRQAEIDKGNMPTFLEETKHIREDKNWKVAPIPKDLQDRRVEITGPVERKMMINALNSGANIFMADFEDSNSPTWENAVQGQINSYDAIRKTITFHDAKKNKDYKLNEETAVLLVRPRGWHLNEKNLLIDGKPISGGLFDFGLYMFHNAKELVKRGSGPYFYLPKIESHLEARLWNEAFVFAQNYLDIPQGTIKATVLLETIMASFEIEEILYELKDHMAGINAGRWDYIFSAIKKFRNVVKNPLPDRGEITMTVPFMKAYTELLVRGCHTRGAHAIGGMSAFIPTRHDEEINKQAFEKVRKDKEREANDGFDGSWVAHPDLVKVAKDVFDAKFGDKPNQKDRLREDVDVEEMVKELTNFDIEGGKITDAGVRMNFNVGIRYIASWLDGVGAAAIFNLMEDAATAEISRTQLWQWLNNPNAKLADGTEITEEYLRKCMEEEYQSIKNEAAQYPNFDFENSKFPKAKELMEGLVFTKEYKDFLTTEAYHLI
- a CDS encoding type III pantothenate kinase, which codes for MLLLAVDFGNTSLKAALFENEELLEVRYSLSTNDLEDWINEIKTSFKGSLKGIIISSVRKNEDIELSFVENLKQKLKLIIKSNSDSEKIATDNKGIDVVVLDENTPLPIQNNYKTPKTLGKDRLAAVIGAFFLENEAIKEPTLVIDAGTCITFDFIDTKQSKGIYEGGSISLGLQMRFKALNHFTAKLPLFKPSESLPTPIGTSTQEAMQSGVQFGLLSEIKGIIDFYQNQINKELYSKLNIVICGGDAKILKKWWEEYLINFTNNSHLYSKWTIESNLVLIGLQRIFQFIKNNEDN